Proteins encoded by one window of Anopheles maculipalpis chromosome 2RL, idAnoMacuDA_375_x, whole genome shotgun sequence:
- the LOC126557947 gene encoding uncharacterized protein LOC126557947 yields the protein MGVNDSDSRKDSITSSTSSSHLDLELLQRLFVKFEPDLTIDSYEEAQGSGRGDNYTAALFRIALKGHTQPKGSSKKLKWEKSIICKRLPDCKIKREAFKSEALFRNEVVFYNTIMPEYIEFQRGQLQGTVCSAGKKLEKDPADTTDPEARCSDAKEHRIFKAIPQCYLARDDLIVLEDLRVRSFTMPDRQAGLGPKQLEAVLVELAKFHAVSLAYKQRHPMEFQKLANSLEEGIFSQANAEWYRKYYDVLTRNAIQMVRQTVPEKKEHLAKLEGFLSNCFGHLVELVNRKSELSVICHGDCWTNNILFRYADDGAIAETCLVDFQLIRHGSLALDLAYLIYCCTDGSLRKKNLQNWLQTYHQQLVQSLRFLLGDSFDDVFGSEKRLWELINDDFKVCARFGLGTAMDMLPISTCSSEEAPDLYASGTDTATTPPELNVPPNELCRQKMTMLVLELIDGGML from the exons ATGGGAGTAAACGATAGCGACAGTCGGAAGGATTCCATTACATCATCGACGTCCTCGTCACATTTGGACCTGGAGTTGTTGCAGCGattgtttgttaaatttgAACCAGATTTAACCATCGACTCATACGAG GAAGCACAAGGATCAGGTCGTGGCGATAACTACACGGCCGCACTGTTCCGCATTGCGCTAAAAGGTCATACGCAACCGAAAGGTAGTtcgaaaaagttaaaatgggaaaagagCATTATCTGCAAACGGCTGCCCGATTGCAAGATCAAGCGGGAAGCGTTCAAAAGTGAAGCCCTGTTCCGCAATGAGGTTGTATTCTACAACACCATCATGCCCGAGTACATCGAGTTCCAGCGTGGCCAGCTCCAGGGGACAGTATGTAGTGCGGGAAAGAAGCTCGAGAAAGATCCCGCAGACACAACAGACCCCGAAGCAAGATGTTCCGATGCGAAGGAGCATCGCATTTTTAAGGCAATTCCACAATGCTATTTGGCACGTGACGATTTGATCGTGCTTGAGGATCTACGGGTGCGTTCGTTTACGATGCCCGATCGTCAGGCAGGATTGGGCCCGAAGCAACTGGAAGCGGTACTGGTAGAGTTGGCAAAGTTCCACGCGGTTAGTCTCGCCTACAAGCAGCGTCATCCGATGGAGTTCCAAAAGCTCGCCAATTCGTTAGAAGAGGGTATATTCTCGCAAGCTAATGCCGAATGGTATCGCAAGTACTACGACGTCTTGACGCGCAACGCCATTCAGATGGTGCGACAGACGGTGCCGGAGAAGAAGGAACATTTGGCGAAGCTGGAAGGATTTCTAAGCAACTGTTTCGGACATCTGGTAGAGTTGGTGAACCGCAAGAGTGAACTTTCGGTCATTTGCCACGGCGATTGTTGGACCAATAATATACTGTTCCGGTACGCGGATGATGGCGCAATAGCTGAG ACATGTTTGGTGGACTTTCAGCTTATTCGTCACGGCTCACTGGCACTCGATTTAGCCTATTTGATCTATTGCTGTACCGACGGTTCGCTGCGCAAGAAGAATCTGCAAAACTGGCTCCAGACGTATCATCAGCAGCTGGTACAATCGCTCCGGTTCCTTCTCGGTGATTCGTTTGACGATGTTTTTGGGTCGGAAAAACGGCTATGGGAGCTCATCAACGAtgactttaaagtgtgtgccCGCTTTGGGCTAGGTACAGCGATGGACATGCTTCCAATAAGCACCTGCTCCTCGGAGGAGGCACCGGATCTGTATGCCAGCGGGACTGATACGGCGACAACGCCTCCCGAACTGAACGTTCCGCCGAATGAACTGTGTCGACAAAAGATGACCATGCTGGTGCTAGAGCTGATTGATGGTGGAATGCTCTAG
- the LOC126557475 gene encoding dihydropyrimidinase isoform X2, which translates to MASPTPAPVKKVPIHLQSAQNRLYIKRGHVVNHDGMQQADVYIEDGTVRYVGSGADFVVPGGCRTIDAAGKLVLPGGIDPHTHFQLEFGGTVSVDDFYKGTKAAVAGGTTTILDFVLPKKGESLLEAYDTWRARADPKVVCDYGLHVGITWWSKSVRDEMKILCQERGVNSFKCFMAYKGLYQLNDSELYEVFETCKELGAVAMVHAENGDIIAKNVTKLLSEGVTGPEGHELSRTEEVEAEATNRACVIAHQTKAPLYVTRVTSKLAAEQLSQAKRRGLVVYGETLASSLGCTLTNVKPNALVYYTTSPPIRKDPETPRHLVKFLALDDLQTTGSDNCTFNRNQKELGLKDFSKIPNGVNGVEDRMSVVWEKGVQSGLIDPQRFVAITSTNAAKIFNLYPRKGRIAPGSDADLIIWDPKAVRTISASTHHQACDFNIFEGMKCHGVPEFVIVRGRVCVEYDLIRVAEGQGSFLETPVYPSFVYDALNGVSRSDDGMDEKHARNGIQNLDLNSKSSHDVDIPDAYALPEKYIPGPALSVISGDSQLSTPHSARGHRPDGTKNMQESTFSISEELDKSEARSCIRVRAPPGGKSSGFW; encoded by the exons ATGGCATCTCCAACACCAGCTCCCGTGAAGAAAGTGCCGATTCATCTTCAG AGTGCGCAAAATAGACTGTACATCAAGCGTGGTCACGTCGTAAACCATGATGGAATGCAACAGGCGGATGTGTACATCGAGGATGGAACTGTTCG GTACGTTGGTTCTGGTGCGGACTTTGTAGTTCCTGGCGGCTGTCGCACGATAGATGCTGCTGGTAAGCTGGTTCTGCCCGGTGGTATCGATCCGCACACACATTTCCAGCTAGAGTTTGGTGGCACTGTTTCGGTAGATGATTTCTACAAGGGCACCAAGGCCGCCGTAGCCGGTGGCACCACAACTATTC TGGACTTTGTGCTTCCGAAGAAGGGTGAATCTTTGCTCGAGGCGTACGATACTTGGCGGGCACGGGCCGACCCAAAGGTGGTGTGTGACTATGGTCTGCACGTTGGTATTACCTGGTGGTCCAAGTCCGTCCGGGATGAGATGAAGATCCTGTGTCAGGAACGTGGCGTCAACTCGTTCAAATGCTTCATGGCTTACAAAGGTCTGTATCAGCTGAACGATTCGGAGCTGTACGAAGTGTTTGAAACGTGCAAGGAGCTAGGAGCAGTGGCGATGGTGCATGCAGAAAATGGCGACATCATTGCGAAAAATGTTACCAAACTGCTGTCCGAAGGTGTGACCGGACCGGAAGGACACGAGCTGTCCCGCACGGAGGAAGTCGAGGCGGAGGCCACCAATCGCGCCTGCGTAATTGCGCATCAG ACAAAGGCACCACTGTACGTTACACGGGTGACAAGTAAGCTGGCTGCCGAACAACTGTCGCAGGCGAAGCGCCGTGGTCTGGTGGTTTACGGCGAAACGCTGGCCAGCTCACTCGGTTGCACACTGACTAACGTGAAGCCGAACGCATTGGTCTACTACACGACCAGTCCACCGATTCGAAAGGATCCAGAAACTCCCCGACATCTGGTGAAGTTCCTGGCGCT GGACGATCTCCAGACGACGGGCAGTGATAATTGCACATTCAATCGAAACCAAAAGGAGCTGGGACTGAAGGATTTCTCGAAAATTCCCAACGGTGTCAACGGTGTTGAGGATCGTATGTCCGTAGTCTGGGAAAAGGGCGTTCAGTCGGGATTAATTGATCCACAGCGTTTCGTAGCCATCACTAGCACGAATGCAGCCAAAATTTTCAACCTCTATCCAAGGAAGGGACGCATTGCTCCTGGCTCCGATGCCGATTTAATCATCTGGGATCCAAAGGCAGTGCGCACAATTTCGGCCTCCACCCACCACCAGGCGTGTGATTTTAACATCTTTGAAGGCATGAAATGTCACGGCGTACCAGAGTTTGTGATCGTTCGAGGACGTGTGTGCGTCGAGTACGATTTGATTCGCGTCGCGGAGGGTCAAGGTTCGTTCCTGGAAACTCCTGTCTATCCATCATTCGTATATGATGCATTGAATGGAGTATCCCGTTCGGATGATGGTATGGATGAAAAACATGCCCGCAATGGGATCCAAAATCTTGACCTAAACTCCAAATCGAGCCATGATGTCGATATCCCCGATGCGTACGCACTTCCCGAGAAGTACATTCCCGGACCGGCATTGAGTGTTATCTCGGGCGATTCGCAGCTCAGCACTCCCCATAGCGCACGCGGACATCGTCCCGATGGGACGAAGAATATGCAGGAATCTACCTTTTCCATCAGTG AGGAACTCGACAAATCGGAAGCACGCTCTTGTATTCGCGTAAGAGCTCCCCCCGGTGGAAAGTCTTCCGGATTCTGGTAA
- the LOC126557475 gene encoding dihydropyrimidinase isoform X1 yields the protein MASPTPAPVKKVPIHLQSAQNRLYIKRGHVVNHDGMQQADVYIEDGTVRYVGSGADFVVPGGCRTIDAAGKLVLPGGIDPHTHFQLEFGGTVSVDDFYKGTKAAVAGGTTTILDFVLPKKGESLLEAYDTWRARADPKVVCDYGLHVGITWWSKSVRDEMKILCQERGVNSFKCFMAYKGLYQLNDSELYEVFETCKELGAVAMVHAENGDIIAKNVTKLLSEGVTGPEGHELSRTEEVEAEATNRACVIAHQAHCPLYVVHVMSKSAGIEVARARRRYNAVGIFGETLAAALGTDGTHYHDKCWHHAAAHVLSPPLRPDPTTPEFMMKLLAQDDLQTTGSDNCTFNRNQKELGLKDFSKIPNGVNGVEDRMSVVWEKGVQSGLIDPQRFVAITSTNAAKIFNLYPRKGRIAPGSDADLIIWDPKAVRTISASTHHQACDFNIFEGMKCHGVPEFVIVRGRVCVEYDLIRVAEGQGSFLETPVYPSFVYDALNGVSRSDDGMDEKHARNGIQNLDLNSKSSHDVDIPDAYALPEKYIPGPALSVISGDSQLSTPHSARGHRPDGTKNMQESTFSISEELDKSEARSCIRVRAPPGGKSSGFW from the exons ATGGCATCTCCAACACCAGCTCCCGTGAAGAAAGTGCCGATTCATCTTCAG AGTGCGCAAAATAGACTGTACATCAAGCGTGGTCACGTCGTAAACCATGATGGAATGCAACAGGCGGATGTGTACATCGAGGATGGAACTGTTCG GTACGTTGGTTCTGGTGCGGACTTTGTAGTTCCTGGCGGCTGTCGCACGATAGATGCTGCTGGTAAGCTGGTTCTGCCCGGTGGTATCGATCCGCACACACATTTCCAGCTAGAGTTTGGTGGCACTGTTTCGGTAGATGATTTCTACAAGGGCACCAAGGCCGCCGTAGCCGGTGGCACCACAACTATTC TGGACTTTGTGCTTCCGAAGAAGGGTGAATCTTTGCTCGAGGCGTACGATACTTGGCGGGCACGGGCCGACCCAAAGGTGGTGTGTGACTATGGTCTGCACGTTGGTATTACCTGGTGGTCCAAGTCCGTCCGGGATGAGATGAAGATCCTGTGTCAGGAACGTGGCGTCAACTCGTTCAAATGCTTCATGGCTTACAAAGGTCTGTATCAGCTGAACGATTCGGAGCTGTACGAAGTGTTTGAAACGTGCAAGGAGCTAGGAGCAGTGGCGATGGTGCATGCAGAAAATGGCGACATCATTGCGAAAAATGTTACCAAACTGCTGTCCGAAGGTGTGACCGGACCGGAAGGACACGAGCTGTCCCGCACGGAGGAAGTCGAGGCGGAGGCCACCAATCGCGCCTGCGTAATTGCGCATCAG GCTCACTGCCCATTGTACGTGGTGCATGTAATGAGCAAATCGGCCGGTATTGAGGTAGCACGTGCTCGTCGCCGTTACAATGCGGTTGGCATCTTTGGCGAAACACTGGCGGCTGCACTCGGCACCGATGGTACACACTACCACGACAAATGCTGGCATCATGCAGCCGCCCACGTACTCAGCCCGCCGTTACGACCCGACCCTACCACGCCGGAGTTTATGATGAAACTATTAGCCCA GGACGATCTCCAGACGACGGGCAGTGATAATTGCACATTCAATCGAAACCAAAAGGAGCTGGGACTGAAGGATTTCTCGAAAATTCCCAACGGTGTCAACGGTGTTGAGGATCGTATGTCCGTAGTCTGGGAAAAGGGCGTTCAGTCGGGATTAATTGATCCACAGCGTTTCGTAGCCATCACTAGCACGAATGCAGCCAAAATTTTCAACCTCTATCCAAGGAAGGGACGCATTGCTCCTGGCTCCGATGCCGATTTAATCATCTGGGATCCAAAGGCAGTGCGCACAATTTCGGCCTCCACCCACCACCAGGCGTGTGATTTTAACATCTTTGAAGGCATGAAATGTCACGGCGTACCAGAGTTTGTGATCGTTCGAGGACGTGTGTGCGTCGAGTACGATTTGATTCGCGTCGCGGAGGGTCAAGGTTCGTTCCTGGAAACTCCTGTCTATCCATCATTCGTATATGATGCATTGAATGGAGTATCCCGTTCGGATGATGGTATGGATGAAAAACATGCCCGCAATGGGATCCAAAATCTTGACCTAAACTCCAAATCGAGCCATGATGTCGATATCCCCGATGCGTACGCACTTCCCGAGAAGTACATTCCCGGACCGGCATTGAGTGTTATCTCGGGCGATTCGCAGCTCAGCACTCCCCATAGCGCACGCGGACATCGTCCCGATGGGACGAAGAATATGCAGGAATCTACCTTTTCCATCAGTG AGGAACTCGACAAATCGGAAGCACGCTCTTGTATTCGCGTAAGAGCTCCCCCCGGTGGAAAGTCTTCCGGATTCTGGTAA
- the LOC126557092 gene encoding FHF complex subunit HOOK interacting protein 2A-like encodes MFLCRKLTEIDKMFGKLSEVLQTAADVLAPPPTALQDFDYHYRMVKNFYIADKTLPKIHINDTNIPTHLDQMLQILIREEQRLEAPGKADTLDASSSSTEMSQKSNPPAPKAECMEFVLSNRPLDVLIEFAVNDTPPGARYIVLNWVRRFLSCLKCPPLGHASIFQPVQRLVEICNGTYASPYEREEILFLETVAGLVRKDSILVNLFLKSHHHSAQMLANWKGLGVNKAPVNNPLFVSTKIEYDTRRISLVAEEDGEDGPSASNEAGRVEHQTSLESTIGVGESESCDCDEEDHFSLFDAIVSYLDSADSTIVVRACEGVLILASLPTLQQACKAIRNTISRFATMMAGRLASNCQQIPEDMDTGDIEDANVTWGLFPRDPEQPHYIGRYQLTAFLCWLDYCDCLLKESALLVPELGPRIRDEMLINYVEPALVSCYAPFMLVLTAKIIKKTQSKALLDEIANWLIGEDELMDVNNCLLTILIENAHENTDILLPTLQFVESLLDNPHEKILHGMLFFYINNRGYYDGNSQTIQSWSDEEDNRERRRGSAEDPIKSRTLAPSNILRVINHFLLLLPRQIINDAGGICYEEYMQDANRHYQTWIKKTHGFSWPVEAIWPNSGESSPLAGTSVEPATLSTSTSTGLMTVVPLAPMKQSKKQRIKNSTDSQSSFDLQTCGDSGISEESFYEGPLLKLLFSHVKQMNAQPYELNLAVIAILSKLALFPHPYLHEILLNPEIPVAAGATTLWSVMQFLARQLLSEIPRVEGFQEKIKETGRRLLSNPPLYHRDCENGESTTGLTDPSLGMPIEEEDEINDPLFESIVVLEEFCKELAAIAFVKYHHAKE; translated from the exons ATGTTTCTCTGCCGAAAGCTGACcgaaatcgataaaatgtttggaaaactATCGGAAGTTTTGCAAACGGCGGCCGACGTG cttgcaccaccaccaacagcactGCAAGACTTTGACTACCACTACCGAATggtgaaaaacttttacatcgccGATAAAACCCTCCCAAAGATACACATCAACGACACGAACATTCCTACGCACCTGGACCAGATGCTGCAAATATTGATACGAGAAGAGCAACGATTAGAAGCGCCCGGGAAAGCGGACACCCTTGACGCATCGTCGAGCAGCACGgaaatgtctcagaaatccaatCCGCCTGCACCGAAGGCAGAGTGTATGGAGTTTGTGCTAAGCAATCGACCGCTCGATGTACTGATCGAGTTTGCCGTCAACGATACACCGCCCGGTGCGCGCTACATTGTGCTGAACTGGGTCCGGCGGTTTCTTTCCTGCTTAAAGTGTCCCCCATTAGGTCATGCCAGCATTTTCCAACCCGTACAAAGGCTGGTGGAAATCTGCAACGGTACGTACGCTTCGCCGTACGAACGGGAGGAAATTTTGTTCCTCGAAACGGTGGCCGGACTTGTACGGAAGGATTCGATATTGGTCAATTTGTTCCTAAAGTCTCACCACCATTCCGCACAAATGTTGGCCAACTGGAAGGGACTGGGCGTGAATAAGGCACCAGTTAACAATCCACTGTTTGTAAGCACAAAAATTGAGTATGATACGCGGCGAATATCGCTCGTAGCGGAGGAGGATGGAGAAGACGGCCCATCAGCTAGTAATGAGGCTGGCCGAGTGGAACATCAAACGTCCCTTGAAAGTACCATCGGCGTGGGAGAGTCGGAAAGCTGTGATTGTGATGAGGAAGATCATTTTAGTCTGTTCGATGCGATAGTCAGCTACTTGGATAGTGCG GATAGCACAATAGTTGTACGGGCGTGTGAAGGTGTGCTTATACTGGCCTCACTACCGACGCTACAGCAAGCCTGTAAAGCGATCCGGAACACGATCAGTCGGTTCGCCACCATGATGGCTGGTCGGCTGGCATCCAACTGTCAGCAAATACCGGAAGACATGGACACGGGTGATATCGAAGATGCCAACGTAACGTGGGGACTGTTTCCAAGGGATCCGGAACAGCCGCACTACATTGGACGCTACCAGCTAACGGCTTTCCTCTGTTGGCTGGATTACTGTGATTGTTTGCTGAAGGAAAGTGCACTGCTAGTACCGGAGCTCGGGCCCCGTATTCGGGACGAAATGCTGATTAACTACGTTGAACCTGCGTTGGTAAGCTGTTACGCTCCCTTTATGCTGGTACTAACGgccaaaattatcaaaaaaacgCAATCGAAAGCACTGCTTGATG AAATTGCCAACTGGCTGATAGGTGAGGATGAGCTGATGGACGTGAACAACTGTTTGCTAACGATATTGATAGAAAATGCACACGAAAATACGGACATCCTTCTACCAACGTTACAGTTCGTTGAG TCATTGCTGGATAATCCACATGAAAAGATTCTACACGGAATGCTTTTCTTCTACATTAACAACCGAGGCTATTACGATGGGAACTCGCAAACCATCCAGTCGTGGTCGGACGAAGAAGACAACCGGGAACGACGGCGAGGCAGTGCAGAAGATCCGATCAAATCACGCACCCTGGCTCCAAGCAATATATTACGAGTTATCAACCA CTTCCTGTTGCTACTGCCAAGGCAAATAATTAATGACGCCGGTGGTATTTGCTACGAAGAATACATGCAAGACGCTAACCGCCATTACCAGACATGGATAAAGAAAACGCACGGCTTTAGCTGGCCCGTCGAAGCTATCTGGCCAAACAGTGGCGAATCATCACCACTTGCCGGCACCAGTGTTGAACCGGCGACGTTGTCTACCAGCACCAGTACCGGCCTCATGACGGTCGTTCCCCTTGCCCCAATGAAGCAATCAAAGAAACAACGAATCAAAAACAGTACCGACAGTCAGTCAAGCTTCGATCTACAAACGTGCGGTGACAGTGGCATATCGGAGGAAAGTTTCTACGAAGGCCCGCTACTTAAGCTACTGTTCTCACATGTAAAGCAGATGAACGCACAGCCGTACGAACTGAATCTAGCCGTGATAGCGATCCTGTCCAAGTTGGCACTTTTCCCGCACCCGTACTTGCACGAAATTCTGCTCAATCCAGAAATTCCGGTAGCAGCCGGCGCAACGACGCTTTGGTCGGTGATGCAATTTCTTGCCCGTCAGCTACTGAGCGAAATTCCGCGCGTAGAAGGATTTCAGGAAAAGATAAAGGAAACTGGACGAAGATTACTTTCCAATCCACCGCTTTACCACAGAGACTGTGAAAATGGAGAATCTACCACGGGACTTACCGATCCGTCGTTGGGTATGCCGATCGAAGAGGAGGACGAAATTAACGATCCGTTGTTCGAATCGATCGTTGTGTTGGAAGAGTTTTGCAAAGAGTTGGCAGCGATCGCCTTCGTCAAGTACCATCATGCGAAAGAGTAA
- the LOC126559400 gene encoding protein KRTCAP2 homolog codes for MAVSTTVSLVLASLSAVLIFSGMQMYRPLLASSQMATIFGGYLGSWLFILSLTAVSNLEAVVLGYGFQAKFFPEVSFCLVVALFACGMVHRVCVTSCVLFSIAALYYVNKISHKVHNVAVQVDSYAGKKKKK; via the exons ATGG CGGTATCAACAACGGTGTCGCTGGTGCTGGCTTCGCTGTCGGCTGTGCTTATTTTTTCGGGCATGCAGATGTATCGACCCCTGTTGGCCTCCTCCCAAATGGCTACCATCTTTGGCGGGTACCTCGGATCGTGGCTTTTTATCCTTTCGCTTACC GCGGTGTCTAACCTGGAAGCGGTCGTACTGGGCTACGGATTTCAGGCCAAGTTCTTTCCGGAAGTTTCATTCTGTCTAGTGGTGGCATTGTTTGCCTGTGGTATGGTTCACCGTGTTTGTGTCACTTCGTG CGTTCTGTTCTCCATTGCTGCCCTTTACTATGTGAACAAAATATCGCACAAAGTACATAACGTAGCCGTACAGGTGGATAGCTACGctgggaagaaaaagaagaaatga